The following coding sequences lie in one Spinacia oleracea cultivar Varoflay chromosome 1, BTI_SOV_V1, whole genome shotgun sequence genomic window:
- the LOC110800603 gene encoding aldehyde dehydrogenase family 3 member H1 gives MVAAAKHLTPIILELGGKFHVVVDSDVNMQVVARRIIAGKWSCNNGQTCTTADYVITTKDFAPKLIDALRSELDEFFRKDHLDSNDMSRVVSLYHFKRLMKLMEEDGVSDKIVLGGHTDATQLGIRCHNWIRCCEEVRCRENSNRSTGPESYTPKVGEIYIASQHSILVLCLRYSHHHIWRMQAGNSLIIMTIHIQASVSFIQNEH, from the exons ATGGTTGCAGCTGCAAAGCACCTTACACCTATTATATTAGAGCTTGGAGGAAAATTCCATGTTGTTGTTGATTCtgatgttaatatgcaa GTTGTTGCAAGAAGAATCATAGCAGGAAAATGGTCCTGCAATAATGGACAGACCTGCACTACTGCAGATTATGTTATTACCACCAAAGATTTCGCTCCAAAGCTA ATTGATGCTCTGAGGTCAGAGTTGGATGAATTTTTCAGAAAGGATCACTTAGATTCAAATGACATGTCAAGAGTCGTTAGCTTGTACCATTTTAAACGGTTAATGAAATTAATGGAGGAAGATGGTGTGTCTGATAAGATAGTCTTAGGTGGTCATACAGATGCAACACAACT CGGGATCAGATGCCACAACTGGATCAGATGCTGCGAAGAAGTCCGTTGTCGAGAAAACAGCAACCGAAG CACGGGACCAGAGTCTTATACCCCAAAAGTGGGGGAAATCTACATTGCTTCACAACACTCAATCCTTGTGCTATGCTTGAGATACTCACACCACCATATTTGGAGGATGCAGGCAGGAAATTCACTTATTATCATGACTATCCATATTCAAGCTTCTGTAAGTTTCATCCAGAATGAACATTAG